A window of Fluoribacter dumoffii NY 23 contains these coding sequences:
- a CDS encoding HdeD family acid-resistance protein, with translation MATHNIVHHTDVKSLQRHRGLLFGFGILLLILGFIGLGMEVALTIVSMYFFAALLLVSGLSHLADAFRYKKTKGIVWGICIGILYLIGAGIILYDPLLASTIITALLAWTLIVIGITRISMSISLREMEGWGWILFAGAISLILGILILLQWPMSGLWIIGTFIAIDMIVGGWTYILIAIALRTSKSLPS, from the coding sequence ATGGCTACACATAATATTGTTCATCACACCGATGTAAAATCTTTGCAACGTCACCGGGGATTGCTATTCGGTTTCGGGATACTCCTGTTAATTTTGGGGTTTATTGGTTTAGGCATGGAAGTGGCATTAACCATAGTGAGCATGTATTTTTTTGCAGCCCTACTTCTGGTTTCCGGACTCTCACACCTTGCGGATGCATTTAGGTATAAAAAAACAAAGGGCATCGTTTGGGGAATATGCATTGGTATATTGTACCTTATTGGAGCGGGCATTATCTTATATGATCCTTTGTTAGCCTCTACAATTATTACAGCTTTACTAGCCTGGACACTTATCGTAATTGGTATTACCCGTATCAGCATGTCCATTTCGTTACGGGAGATGGAGGGCTGGGGCTGGATCCTTTTTGCAGGAGCAATCTCTTTAATTCTTGGTATCCTCATTTTACTGCAGTGGCCTATGAGCGGGTTGTGGATCATTGGAACCTTCATTGCAATCGATATGATTGTGGGTGGTTGGACCTATATTCTTATTGCGATTGCTCTACGTACTTCCAAAAGTTTACCCAGCTAA
- the phbB gene encoding acetoacetyl-CoA reductase gives MQRRIAVVTGGIGGIGTAICRRLAANYRVVACYFKNGSQEEVFQWQTLQKKSGFDIEILFANLVNFSDCEAISSSIIERFGHVDILVNNTGAVCEISLKKMEPQHWQHVIDANLTSTFNITRNLLPFMIEQNFGRIVSISSIHGQKGQSGQCNYAAAKSALFGFTKSLALEVANKGITVNTISPGYIETSILTAMKKEVIDKINRSIPVGRLGKPEEIAEAVSFLVSEEAGFITGSNLDINGGHYV, from the coding sequence ATGCAGAGAAGAATCGCTGTTGTCACCGGAGGCATTGGAGGAATAGGTACTGCAATCTGCAGACGTCTTGCAGCAAATTATAGGGTAGTTGCTTGTTATTTTAAAAACGGCAGTCAAGAAGAAGTATTTCAATGGCAAACACTCCAAAAAAAATCCGGCTTTGATATTGAAATTCTCTTTGCAAATCTGGTGAATTTTTCTGATTGTGAAGCAATCAGTAGTTCAATTATAGAACGCTTTGGTCACGTTGATATTTTGGTAAATAACACCGGAGCTGTATGCGAGATCAGTTTAAAAAAAATGGAACCGCAACATTGGCAACACGTAATTGATGCCAATTTAACAAGTACGTTCAATATTACCCGCAATCTGCTTCCCTTTATGATTGAACAAAATTTTGGGCGAATTGTCAGTATTTCATCTATTCATGGTCAAAAAGGACAATCAGGGCAATGCAATTATGCTGCTGCAAAATCAGCTTTATTCGGGTTTACCAAAAGCTTGGCTTTGGAAGTTGCAAATAAAGGGATTACTGTAAATACAATTTCCCCAGGTTACATCGAAACGTCCATCCTCACTGCTATGAAAAAAGAGGTTATTGATAAGATTAATCGAAGCATTCCGGTCGGACGGCTTGGAAAACCTGAAGAAATTGCTGAGGCGGTATCTTTTTTGGTAAGTGAAGAGGCTGGGTTCATTACCGGTTCCAATTTGGATATTAATGGGGGGCACTATGTGTAG
- the phaZ gene encoding polyhydroxyalkanoate depolymerase codes for MFFNPLDNRYLYNIYDFNMRLLQPYSDYFDNMARRFRRISDNINLPVKIPYMSDDGQEALKKILESTSSYYRRLAGYSYIFHMMTNVYDKPKFEINEVKIEDEYYDVQEELIDRKSFCNLIRFKKVNSNHLNLPKLLVVAPMSGHHATLLRDTVRNLLPLYDIYITDWKNARDVPLIEGSFDLDDFIEYIISYLNLLAPNLNVMAVCQPTVPVLAAVALMSTNNSPNLPRTAILLGGPIDTNQSPTTVNELAASRGDDWFQQNVISIVPSRFPGAMRLVYPGFMQLAGFMSMNFQRHMESLQKSVDRYAENQKEAAFKIIKFYLEYFSTMDLTAEFYMQTINTVFQEKLLTTGRYKSRGHNVRLQDIKSTSILAIEGERDDITGVGQTKSVLTLCKNLPDSMKKYYLAEGVGHYGLFNGKKFRNIIIPEIQAFIQAHTDS; via the coding sequence ATGTTTTTTAATCCTCTCGACAATCGTTATCTTTACAATATTTACGATTTTAATATGCGCCTGCTTCAGCCTTATTCAGACTATTTCGATAATATGGCGAGACGTTTTCGCAGAATTTCGGACAACATTAATCTGCCTGTGAAAATTCCTTATATGTCGGATGATGGGCAAGAAGCCCTGAAAAAAATATTAGAATCCACTTCAAGCTATTATCGCAGGCTTGCTGGTTACTCCTATATATTTCATATGATGACCAATGTTTATGACAAACCCAAATTTGAGATAAACGAAGTCAAAATCGAGGATGAATATTACGATGTCCAGGAAGAACTCATCGACAGAAAAAGCTTTTGCAATTTGATTCGCTTTAAAAAGGTTAATTCGAATCATTTAAATTTACCCAAATTACTTGTTGTCGCCCCTATGTCAGGACATCATGCCACTCTGTTGCGGGATACTGTTAGAAATTTACTGCCTTTATACGATATCTACATTACTGATTGGAAAAATGCCCGTGATGTGCCCTTGATTGAAGGTTCTTTTGATCTGGATGATTTTATTGAATACATCATTTCTTACTTAAACTTGCTGGCACCCAATTTAAATGTTATGGCAGTATGTCAGCCTACCGTTCCTGTTTTAGCTGCGGTTGCTTTAATGTCAACCAATAACTCACCCAATCTTCCTCGCACAGCGATATTATTGGGGGGACCAATTGATACGAATCAATCACCTACCACAGTAAACGAATTAGCTGCATCCAGGGGAGATGACTGGTTTCAACAAAATGTCATCTCGATTGTACCTTCTCGTTTTCCAGGTGCCATGCGGCTTGTATACCCAGGATTTATGCAGCTTGCAGGTTTTATGAGTATGAATTTCCAACGTCATATGGAGTCCCTGCAAAAATCAGTGGACCGATATGCGGAAAATCAAAAAGAAGCAGCATTCAAGATAATAAAATTCTACCTTGAATATTTTTCAACGATGGACCTGACTGCCGAATTTTACATGCAAACGATAAATACGGTATTTCAGGAAAAACTGTTGACCACTGGCCGGTACAAATCGCGCGGACATAATGTCCGCTTACAGGATATAAAGAGCACTTCCATTTTGGCAATTGAAGGGGAACGCGATGACATCACTGGGGTTGGACAAACAAAATCAGTCCTGACTTTGTGTAAAAATTTGCCCGACTCCATGAAAAAATATTATCTTGCTGAAGGTGTAGGCCATTACGGATTGTTTAATGGCAAGAAATTTCGCAACATTATTATTCCGGAAATTCAAGCGTTTATCCAAGCACATACTGATTCGTAA
- a CDS encoding SDR family NAD(P)-dependent oxidoreductase: MAWLFTGQGCLQPRMAAQLYNTLPLFKVIIDQCCALANPLLSYDLQETLLNTPENININHTRYAQPALFVYEYALAKWFLSLGIRPHALIGHSLGEYVAACVAEIMSLEDALRLVCIRAELIASLPENGAMLAIAENVEKTESLLADFPGLVIAVKNSPQQTVVSGPREVIELLKIYCAENNLRSTAIATSHAFHSPLMQPVVEDFYQEAQKVTYHQPKIALISNVTGLELKPEEMNAHYWCEHLQQTVNFYPGVQTLMQQGINLYQEIGPKPVLTTQIQLLGDLTVLPSVTNTENPWPSLLAVLGELYLRGWPIHWPALYMKPLFHIESLPKYPFAGKDYWLPAFNQQQDSLNAQWRKNLYHLQWEEVDWQTSPVFPQSIALMARQESNIAQLIPLLRQHEITIVSIDREAKEETILSRLSGVSHVVYCCDACEEEVLSETHILTRLTQLLIKNEVHKPFIFLNPNSSVVASSLLALLKSIKQEYPRWPVQYREATFEPVDENCINILFGESEKDWIVRYENKQYYSPKILPLMPELILGNNTVYPEYTYLITGACGDIGQVLIEELLQQGVKNIVAVGRRNNPRIWSPVIQSYLKKDAQIHYYCCNIAEVQEVERLIAEINKQLPPLASVIHAAGVAVDKPWLAVQKTDISLIMEGKVLGALNLHRATAACELKEFICISSIAGILGSQGQAVYATANAFLDALCDLRQQQGKPGLSWILGPVKNTGLFKKNEESLTSYLATLGIAPISTEVVRAVVKEKMGINKIIVANFLSDDVSATQAKQVHTETLPTNSLDKIPATGKGECSVEEILYMVQKILKAGKNDLLESHNWFEAGMDSILATQLVHQINKRYEENIVSFKDIFQYASAKELAKQIQERLTGYKKQKSTSPAANTIPLSLQQLEVWNYLNSCQDKRAYQIPMEIKIEGALSREQFEYALKKTIQRHDIFSYGFHEILHQVNQHIHQDTPVCLEFSEHYDSREVAEFLLAPIDLKQPPLVRNRLIRVNEQEHRWLIVFHHLICDGTTVTAFIQEVMFHYDNQELEDTPQQYRDYVYWQWNNVLDLLDGSLKDYWLNHLKDIPLNVPLACSTQSPMEARVISTSIPLDNLNETLAILEKNKLSLSNFILANLFDLLFKFFEREKQGIVVFFSGREDGNFTSVFGDTSNDVVITSHQNNDILKHAQTIQEQIVSRIDKQYLRMPMLPENGLQFPEISFDFQRGIDVKVTGSQLTVTAVKSGNVQNYLWGENPRILSFKASLEPSELKLALKYRADKINDDVAQTLLMQWMELLARFIPQKNKKINEQQDNLTVIRASILQHNLWQLLKTHPDGMPYYIPLVKELGKNFDLARLEKAMRVCISKNPALRTYFSSEGEKLELILTRKEFSLPLKQIKTDNLYKTLGELLIEPIALESPPLLRWYLLLSPEEKPILLIRIHHLICDGLSAEIFLQQLEHYLEPGEETGEEHDASYLNHIAEDYKNYELRLNQYAGYLSSLNFATKHETFLAKERYYGGIVYQKITQEHTKKITDFCHANKISLYTFYLHLFCTGIARFSGNKEVYMSIVKSNRTHLQHYRLLGYYADNIPLLVSINDNQLISQLQALQLKIVELISRFEFPVLQQDLKQINYRQPPFLFNQYSLSDSLKFTPADYVFENIIQETKQVALWNYPNPEQCNLMVRSSSQGDIMGLIFNPGLINEEQAQAVMNMMISELLSRIKVS, translated from the coding sequence TTGGCGTGGCTATTTACCGGTCAAGGTTGCTTGCAGCCGCGTATGGCAGCTCAACTTTACAACACCTTGCCTTTATTCAAGGTAATTATTGATCAATGTTGTGCTCTCGCTAATCCTTTGCTTTCCTATGATTTGCAAGAAACATTACTCAATACTCCAGAAAACATTAATATTAACCATACCCGCTATGCCCAGCCCGCTTTATTTGTCTATGAATATGCACTGGCCAAATGGTTTCTTTCATTAGGGATTCGTCCGCACGCATTGATTGGTCATAGCTTAGGAGAATATGTTGCCGCTTGCGTTGCTGAAATCATGTCTTTAGAAGATGCCTTGCGTCTTGTTTGTATTCGTGCAGAGTTGATTGCCTCTTTACCTGAGAATGGCGCAATGCTGGCTATAGCCGAAAACGTCGAAAAAACAGAAAGTTTATTAGCGGATTTCCCGGGTTTGGTCATTGCTGTAAAGAATAGTCCACAGCAAACGGTTGTTTCAGGTCCTCGAGAGGTAATTGAGCTTTTAAAAATTTATTGTGCAGAAAACAATCTGCGCAGTACCGCCATAGCTACCTCTCATGCTTTTCACTCACCCCTCATGCAACCTGTTGTGGAAGATTTTTATCAAGAGGCACAAAAAGTAACCTACCATCAGCCTAAAATTGCCTTGATTTCCAATGTTACCGGGTTGGAATTAAAGCCGGAGGAAATGAATGCACATTATTGGTGTGAGCATTTACAACAAACAGTGAATTTTTATCCTGGGGTGCAAACCTTAATGCAGCAGGGGATCAATCTGTATCAGGAGATTGGCCCCAAACCTGTTTTAACCACACAAATTCAGCTGCTTGGTGATTTAACGGTATTGCCCTCGGTTACAAATACAGAAAATCCCTGGCCGAGCTTGCTTGCTGTTTTGGGGGAGCTTTATTTAAGAGGCTGGCCAATTCACTGGCCTGCGTTGTATATGAAACCATTATTTCACATCGAGTCTTTACCCAAATATCCTTTTGCCGGTAAGGATTATTGGCTACCTGCATTCAATCAGCAGCAAGATTCATTAAATGCTCAATGGCGAAAAAATTTATATCACTTGCAGTGGGAGGAAGTGGATTGGCAAACATCTCCTGTTTTTCCCCAAAGTATTGCTCTTATGGCTCGTCAGGAATCCAATATCGCACAGTTGATTCCTTTGTTAAGGCAACATGAGATTACCATCGTGTCGATTGACAGGGAGGCAAAGGAGGAAACTATTTTATCCAGGTTAAGTGGAGTATCGCATGTGGTTTACTGCTGTGACGCTTGTGAAGAGGAGGTTTTATCAGAGACTCATATCCTTACCAGGCTAACGCAGCTATTAATTAAAAATGAGGTGCATAAGCCGTTTATTTTCTTAAATCCCAACTCTTCTGTGGTCGCCAGCTCCTTACTCGCTCTGCTTAAATCCATTAAACAGGAGTACCCTCGTTGGCCTGTACAGTATCGGGAAGCCACTTTTGAGCCAGTTGATGAGAACTGCATTAATATTCTTTTCGGTGAGTCGGAAAAAGATTGGATTGTGCGTTATGAGAATAAACAATATTACTCGCCAAAAATTCTGCCGCTTATGCCTGAATTAATTTTAGGCAACAATACGGTTTACCCTGAATATACCTATTTAATTACCGGGGCTTGCGGTGATATAGGCCAGGTATTAATTGAAGAACTCCTGCAGCAAGGGGTAAAAAATATTGTTGCAGTAGGGCGTCGGAACAATCCGCGGATTTGGTCTCCGGTAATCCAATCGTACCTCAAAAAGGATGCACAAATTCATTATTATTGTTGTAATATTGCCGAAGTGCAGGAGGTCGAAAGACTGATTGCAGAGATTAACAAGCAGTTACCCCCATTGGCAAGCGTCATTCATGCAGCGGGGGTTGCTGTCGATAAACCCTGGCTTGCTGTGCAAAAGACAGATATCAGCCTTATTATGGAAGGCAAGGTCCTGGGGGCTTTGAATTTACATCGTGCAACCGCCGCATGCGAACTTAAAGAGTTCATTTGCATCTCTTCCATTGCCGGCATTTTAGGCAGTCAGGGGCAAGCGGTTTATGCAACAGCGAATGCCTTTTTAGATGCGTTATGTGATTTACGTCAACAGCAAGGAAAACCTGGTTTAAGCTGGATATTAGGCCCTGTAAAAAATACAGGTTTATTCAAAAAGAATGAAGAATCATTAACCAGTTACCTGGCTACATTAGGAATTGCTCCTATTAGCACGGAAGTAGTTCGTGCAGTAGTTAAAGAAAAAATGGGTATTAATAAGATTATTGTTGCAAATTTTTTAAGTGATGATGTGTCTGCAACCCAGGCAAAACAGGTGCATACGGAAACCCTACCTACAAACTCTCTCGACAAAATCCCGGCAACTGGCAAAGGAGAATGTAGTGTAGAAGAGATTCTGTATATGGTGCAGAAGATATTAAAAGCGGGTAAAAATGATTTATTGGAAAGTCATAATTGGTTTGAAGCCGGCATGGACTCGATTTTGGCCACCCAATTGGTGCATCAAATTAATAAAAGGTATGAAGAGAATATAGTATCGTTTAAAGATATATTTCAGTATGCCTCAGCGAAAGAACTGGCCAAACAAATTCAGGAAAGGTTAACTGGTTACAAAAAGCAAAAAAGCACTTCCCCTGCAGCAAATACGATTCCCTTATCATTGCAACAACTAGAAGTATGGAATTACCTTAACAGCTGTCAGGATAAAAGGGCATACCAAATTCCAATGGAAATAAAAATAGAGGGAGCTTTATCCAGAGAACAATTTGAATATGCTCTGAAAAAGACGATTCAACGCCATGATATTTTCAGTTACGGCTTTCACGAAATCTTGCATCAGGTCAATCAACATATTCATCAGGATACGCCTGTTTGTCTTGAATTTAGTGAACATTATGACAGCAGAGAGGTAGCTGAGTTTTTACTTGCTCCCATTGATTTGAAGCAGCCTCCACTTGTTCGCAACCGATTAATTCGTGTGAATGAGCAAGAGCACCGCTGGCTAATCGTTTTTCATCATTTGATTTGTGATGGTACTACAGTGACCGCCTTCATTCAGGAAGTGATGTTCCATTACGACAACCAGGAGTTGGAAGATACACCTCAGCAGTACCGGGATTATGTTTATTGGCAATGGAATAATGTTCTGGATTTGCTTGATGGCAGTCTAAAAGACTACTGGCTCAATCATTTAAAAGATATCCCTTTAAATGTTCCCCTTGCCTGTAGCACCCAATCTCCAATGGAGGCCCGGGTTATTTCAACCAGCATACCTCTTGATAATTTAAATGAGACATTGGCAATTCTTGAGAAAAATAAACTCTCACTAAGTAATTTTATACTTGCCAATTTATTTGACTTGCTCTTTAAGTTCTTTGAGAGAGAAAAACAAGGCATTGTGGTATTTTTTTCCGGACGGGAAGATGGCAATTTCACCTCGGTATTTGGAGATACCTCTAATGATGTTGTAATCACCTCTCATCAAAACAATGATATTTTAAAGCATGCGCAGACTATACAAGAGCAGATTGTATCTCGAATTGATAAGCAATATTTGCGCATGCCGATGCTCCCGGAAAATGGTCTTCAATTTCCAGAAATTTCTTTTGATTTTCAGCGCGGAATTGATGTAAAAGTAACTGGCTCGCAACTTACAGTGACGGCGGTAAAAAGTGGTAATGTACAAAATTATTTGTGGGGAGAAAACCCCAGGATTTTGTCTTTTAAGGCATCGCTTGAACCTTCAGAACTCAAATTAGCTTTAAAATACCGCGCCGATAAAATTAATGATGATGTTGCCCAAACCCTATTAATGCAATGGATGGAATTGCTTGCTCGCTTCATTCCGCAAAAAAATAAAAAAATTAATGAGCAACAGGATAATCTCACCGTCATTAGAGCTTCAATTTTACAACACAACTTGTGGCAGTTATTGAAAACACATCCTGATGGGATGCCGTATTATATTCCCCTTGTTAAAGAGTTAGGAAAAAATTTTGATCTGGCAAGATTAGAGAAAGCGATGCGTGTCTGCATCAGCAAGAATCCCGCTTTGAGAACTTATTTTTCCAGCGAAGGAGAAAAACTCGAGCTCATTCTCACTAGAAAAGAGTTCTCCTTGCCCTTAAAGCAGATAAAAACAGATAATCTCTACAAAACCTTGGGTGAATTATTAATAGAACCTATTGCTCTAGAGAGCCCCCCTTTATTGCGATGGTATCTTCTTTTATCTCCAGAAGAAAAACCCATCTTGTTGATTAGAATTCATCACCTGATTTGTGATGGCTTGTCTGCAGAAATTTTTTTACAACAACTCGAACATTATTTAGAACCTGGGGAAGAAACTGGCGAGGAGCATGACGCAAGTTATTTAAACCATATTGCGGAAGATTATAAAAATTATGAATTAAGACTCAATCAGTATGCAGGTTATTTGTCTTCATTAAATTTTGCAACGAAGCATGAGACATTTTTAGCGAAAGAAAGGTATTACGGTGGGATTGTTTATCAGAAAATAACGCAGGAACATACTAAAAAAATAACTGATTTTTGCCACGCTAATAAAATATCTCTTTATACTTTTTATCTCCATCTGTTCTGTACTGGTATTGCCAGGTTTTCAGGTAATAAGGAAGTTTATATGAGTATTGTCAAATCGAATCGTACTCATCTGCAGCATTATCGTCTCCTGGGGTATTATGCGGATAACATTCCTCTGCTTGTTTCGATAAATGATAACCAACTGATCTCCCAACTACAGGCCTTGCAATTAAAAATAGTAGAGTTGATTTCCCGATTTGAATTTCCTGTTCTACAACAGGATTTGAAGCAAATTAACTACAGGCAGCCTCCATTTCTTTTCAATCAATATTCGTTGAGCGATAGCCTGAAATTTACTCCTGCAGATTATGTGTTTGAAAATATCATTCAGGAAACAAAACAGGTAGCTCTTTGGAATTATCCGAACCCGGAACAATGTAATTTAATGGTAAGAAGTAGTTCTCAGGGGGATATCATGGGATTGATTTTTAATCCGGGATTGATAAATGAGGAGCAAGCTCAAGCCGTGATGAATATGATGATAAGCGAATTGCTGTCCAGGATAAAAGTTAGTTAA